A stretch of DNA from Candidatus Poribacteria bacterium:
GAGGTTGTCTCTTATCATCATAGGGGCGACTGTAACAACAAGTATCCAGATAAACTTTCAGGCTTTGTAAATAGGTTTGCAATTGCCCTTCCTATGCTGTGGAGATTCACGCTTTACTATAAATTATGAGACTGCATTATAAAAATATATCATATCAAATTAACAAAAGCAAAGAAAACCTGCAACGTTGCCCAAAAACGATTTACAATCTATTTTGGTAAGACGGGTTTCACTGCTGCTTTCACCTCTTTTGACAGCGATTCTAATTCATATTGTGCATCCGATATTTTATCGCGATGTTCGTCAAGAGGATATCCACCCTTTCCAGTTTCATTGAAATAAGCACTCAATTGATAGCGTTGAAAGATATTCATCCGCGGGTAATCCTCTGTCCATGGACTCGCATCGTGGAGCAAATTCGTCGAGAAGATCGCCACATCACCCGCTTCCATCGGTAACGTAATTGAGGTCGGTGGATCGTGCTTCACGGGTAGGTTCTCTGGGGTCTGAAACAGAGATTTATGACTGCCAGGAACGAGACAAAAGCCTGTTCCCGGTGGCACATCTACGAGCGCAACCCACGTCGCAATATGGCTGCAATAGATGTGTCCCGCGGCGGCTTGATAATCGTTGTGTGGATTGCGGAACCCTGGTGGGAATTTGAATCCGCTGTCGTCACGGTGAAAGTGTTGCGGAGCATCGTGCTTCGTCATCATCGTAAAATTGCAGTGAAATAGACGTGGAGCATTCATTGTCAACCCCGCTACGACTCGCATGATGTCAGGATTCATCGCAAGGTCTTCAAAGAGACGATGTCCGTACTGGATGTGTCCGATGTGTGTTTTGCAAGGCTCCTGTCGCCCGCGGTCCAACGGCGGCGGGATGTCGGTTTCATCAATTGTCAACCAATGCCGAAGCACATCTAACATCTCTGCAATTGCGTCTTTTGGGATAACGTTCCGTAAGACGAGAAATCCGTGTAAATCGAAATACCACTTCTCCGCTTCTGTCAAAGTGGAATGGATGGTATGCATTAATTTTCTCCGCAATTTTTACTTGTCGGTCTGCTTGAGTTCCCCCCAGAGCGTCATCAGTTTCTCCGCACTCGGTGATACAGAGAGAAACCCCTCTGGCACCCATGCAGGAGACACATCGATTCCCGCTTCCTTTACAAGCGGTGTTCCACGCTCGTTACCCTTTGTGTCAATGATATAGATGTCAGCGGTTTGCCGGAGTATTGTCTCTGAATAAACGTAGGCAATTCGTTTGCCGTCAGGAGACCATGCGGGGGAATAGATCTCTGGAAGCGGAAGACGTGGCAGGGGGACGTTCACAGGTTTCTGTTTTTCTCCTTTCAGCGGTTTTACTATGGGATTGCCTTGCGTAAGTTGGCGGAAGTTTTCTCCATCCACGTCAATCACGCAGAGGTGATAGCGCCCGGCTTGAAGGACATAGAGACTAAAAGCGATCTGTTTTCCATCAGGAGACCAAGCACATCTACTTGTAAATAAACCTCTGTTTCTGTCAGCAACCCGTCTCAGCCTTTTTCCATTGGCATTCATTACATAGAGACCGTTCCTCATACCCACTTTATCGTGGGATAAAGAGACAAAGGCGATCTGTTTTCCATCCGGTGACCAGGCAGGTCGCCCGTAGTATCCAGGCTCTGTTAACGCTATAGGATGTGCCCCGTTAACATCCGTTTTGTAGATGTGAGACCTTCCAGCATCACCAGCAACATAGGCAATCCACTTTCCATCCGGGGACCACGCCGGGTACAATTCTCCCTCGTGGTGGTCTGTGAGCCGCCGATGTTCCCGGGTCTTTGTGTCCATGATATAAGTCTTGAGCTTTTCATCTCTATTGGAGGTATATGCCAAGAAATGCCCATCTGGGGACCATGTCAGATCCGGCGGCCACGGCAGTCCACTATTATTCTTGGGGATCAGGTCTGTTGTGAGTCTACGAAGTCCCTCTCCACTGCTATTCATAATATAAATATCTAAATTCCCCGATCGATTGGAAGCAAAGGATATCCGATCACTTCCCGCAGCGTCTGCCCAGTTAGTTATGAACAGCAGACCTCCACTTAGCAATAACACC
This window harbors:
- a CDS encoding phytanoyl-CoA dioxygenase family protein — protein: MHTIHSTLTEAEKWYFDLHGFLVLRNVIPKDAIAEMLDVLRHWLTIDETDIPPPLDRGRQEPCKTHIGHIQYGHRLFEDLAMNPDIMRVVAGLTMNAPRLFHCNFTMMTKHDAPQHFHRDDSGFKFPPGFRNPHNDYQAAAGHIYCSHIATWVALVDVPPGTGFCLVPGSHKSLFQTPENLPVKHDPPTSITLPMEAGDVAIFSTNLLHDASPWTEDYPRMNIFQRYQLSAYFNETGKGGYPLDEHRDKISDAQYELESLSKEVKAAVKPVLPK